GAGCGGGCCGCCAGGGGGAAGGCCGAGAGGTCCTGTGCCGCTTCCAGATTGCCGCAGTTGAGCAGCCAGGAGAGGTCGCGCTTGACCCCTTCCCGGAGCTTCCCGATGGAGAGCACGCGCCGCTCCCGGGCCTCCACCTGCTTCTGGGGCTCGTCGTCGGTGAGGCGGTCCAGGAGGGAAGGTTGCAGGCGCTCCTGCCGGCGGCCGGTCTCCGCCATCAGGCGGCACTCTCCGGCGCATCCAGCACGACCGAGCGCAGCGCCATGAGCGGATGCTCCCCGCCGTCGGTGGCGAGCATCCGCTGCCCGAGCCCCGCGAACTGGCCATCCTCCTGGGCCCACTCGGTGCGGCGCGCCAGCACGATCCGGGGGTCTTCGCTCGCCTCCGACCCGGGGTAGCGGGTGGGGATCAGCCCCACGCTCTCGCCCCCGTTGACCCACCGGAAGGCCGCGGGCGTCCACACCACGTCGCGCAGGTCGGCGGGCTCCTCGATGCGGAGCTCGGCGATCCGGTGGAAGGGAACCCAGTAGTAGCGCCCGTTGACGATGGCCTCGAGGACCGGCCCCAGGCGCGGATCCGCGTCGGCGATCCAGGCAAACCGGGTGCCGTCCGCCTCGCCGGAGGTGGCCGGCGCCCCGTCGAAGGCCTCGTCCCGCAGCGCCTGGGCCTGAGCGTGCTTCCCCTGCGCCCCCACGCGCACGGCTTCGACCA
This region of Thermodesulfobacteriota bacterium genomic DNA includes:
- a CDS encoding type VI secretion system accessory protein TagJ: MLAEQHLKEGNPGEALAALQRAVRGDPGNARLRIFLFQLLAVLGQWDRALNQLTVAGELDAGALAMVQTYREALRCEALRAQVFGGHRSPLLFGEPEPWLALLVEAVRVGAQGKHAQAQALRDEAFDGAPATSGEADGTRFAWIADADPRLGPVLEAIVNGRYYWVPFHRIAELRIEEPADLRDVVWTPAAFRWVNGGESVGLIPTRYPGSEASEDPRIVLARRTEWAQEDGQFAGLGQRMLATDGGEHPLMALRSVVLDAPESAA